One window from the genome of Anser cygnoides isolate HZ-2024a breed goose chromosome 8, Taihu_goose_T2T_genome, whole genome shotgun sequence encodes:
- the LOC106039391 gene encoding retinol dehydrogenase 8, whose translation MAKRNVLITGCSSGIGLALAVKMAKDEQKRFKVYATMRNLAKKEALEEAAGRRLGKTLEIKQLDVCDEQSIKTCVNSIPDRRIDVLGNNAGMGLIGPIECQTIDEMKTVMDTNFFGLVRLLKEILPDMKRRKSGHIVIISSVMGIQGILFNDVYAASKFAVEGFCESLAIQALKFKLQLSLIEPGPVITEFERKVFEDGMKMDLSAADEETAEMFTNIYLKNYKQIFQSLGQSAEDVAEHTVKIILAENPPFRHQTNTLYTPMTTLKYADPNGDLPIDIFYKMVFHHDKIFSASLNFIKLLRWRSRKSFDLGKPSQ comes from the exons ATGGCAAAAAGAAATGTCCTCATTACAGGTTGCTCCTCAGGAATTGGACTGGCCTTAGCTGTAAAAATGGCAAAAGATgaacagaaaagatttaaag TGTATGCCACAATGCGGAATCTGGCCAAGAAGGAGGCACTTGAGGAAGCTGCAGGTCGCAGGCTGGGCAAAACCCTGGAAATTAAACAACTGGATGTCTGTGATGAACAGTCCATTAAAACTTGTGTGAATAGTATCCCTGACAGAAGGATTGATGTCCTAGGCAA CAATGCTGGAATGGGGCTTATTGGACCAATTGAATGTCAGACCATTGATGAAATGAAAACGGTGATGGATACCAACTTCTTTGGACTGGTTCGACTCCTGAAGGAGATTTTGCCTGAcatgaagaggagaaagagcGGGCATATAGTTATAATAAGCAGTGTTATGGGAATACAag GTATCTTATTTAATGATGTTTATGCTGCATCAAAGTTTGCGGTGGAAGGATTTTGCGAAAGTTTAGCTATACAAGCACTCAAGTTCAAACTTCA GTTAAGTCTGATTGAACCAGGCCCAGTGATTACAgagtttgaaagaaaagtgtttgaagATGGAATGAAAATGGATCTTTCAGCTGCAGATGAGGAAACAGCTGAGATGTTTACTAATATTTACCttaaaaattacaaacaaaTTTTCCAGAGCCTGGGACAAAGTGCTGAGGATGTTGCAGAG cATACAGTAAAGATAATTCTTGCAGAAAACCCACCTTTTCGCCATCAGACCAACACCTTGTACACTCCGATGACAACTCTGAAATACGCAGATCCAAATGGAGATCTACCCATTGATATATTCTACAAAATGGTTTTTCATCATGACAAAATCTTCAGTGCAAGTCTTAACTTTATCAAATTGCTAAGgtggagaagcagaaagagCTTTGACCTGGGAAAACCCTCACAATAA
- the DR1 gene encoding protein Dr1, whose amino-acid sequence MASSSGNDDDLTIPRAAINKMIKETLPNVRVANDARELVVNCCTEFIHLISSEANEICNKSEKKTISPEHVIQALESLGFGSYISEVKEVLQECKTVALKRRKASSRLENLGIPEEELLRQQQELFAKARQQQAELAQQEWLQMQQAAQQAQLAAASASASNQAGSSQDEDDEDDI is encoded by the exons ATGGCCTCCTCGTCGGGCAACGACGACGACCTGACCATCCCCCGGGCTGCCATCAACAAGATGATCAAGGAGACGCTGCCTAACGTCCGCGTGGCGAACGACGCGCGGGAGCTGGTGGTGAACTGCTGCACGGAATTCATCCACCTCATCTCCTCCGAGGCCAACGAGATCTGCAACAAGTCCGAGAAGAAGACCATATCCCCCGAGCACGTCATACAAG caCTAGAAAGTTTGGGTTTTGGCTCCTATATCAGCGAAGTAAAAGAAGTCTTACAAGAATGCAAAACAGTAGCACTAAAGAGAAGAAAGGCCAGTTCACGCTTGGAAAACCTTGGCATTCCAGAAGAAGAGCTTCTAAGGCAGCAACAGGAATTATTTGCAAAA GCTAGACAACAGCAAGCAGAACTGGCACAGCAGGAATGGCTACAGATGCAACAAGCAGCTCAGCAGGCACAGCTTGCTGCTGCCTCAGCCAGTGCATCCAATCAGGCAGGATCTTCTCaggatgaagatgatgaagatgatATCTGA